A single Argentina anserina chromosome 7, drPotAnse1.1, whole genome shotgun sequence DNA region contains:
- the LOC126801647 gene encoding protein NRT1/ PTR FAMILY 5.6-like, translating into MERQENEKKLEISGGETKREEANLVHDSSVDYKGRVPIRAATGVWKASLFIITIEFSERLSYFGIATNLITYLTQVLHQDVKTAAKNVNYWVGVTTLVPIIGGFLADAYTGRYNMVIFASLVYLMGLSLLTMSQYIPSLKPCNTEICQHPRKLHEVLLFVALYFISVGTGGHKPCLQSFGADQFDDDHLEERKNKMSFFNWWNFALCCGLFLGVTVIVYIQDSVSWGVAALVLTVTLAVTIVTFYMGRYCYRYRVAQGSPLKPMLQVLVAAIRKRNLPNPENPDLLFEVPRSEKSSQGRLLLHTKRLRFLDKAAILEENEYPSGGQKHSPWRLATLTRVEELKLILNMIPIWFTSLPNTVCLAQAPTFFVKQAATMNRNVTNNFKIPPASIYSLGAISMLISVTVYDKIVVPILRKATGNERGMNILHRIGLGMLLAVVAMFVAALVEQKRLDYADPKAMSVFWLAPQYIILGIGDAFSLVGLQEYFYDQVPDSMRSLGVALYLSVIGVGSFMSSSLITILDHVTKKDGRSWFGKDLSSSRLDNFFWLLAALNVLNICVYGYLAWGYTYKNVERRVVPGDSSVTNGNDQSMA; encoded by the exons ATGGAGCGgcaagaaaatgagaagaaaTTAGAAATCTCAGGTggagaaacaaaaagagaggaaGCGAATTTGGTTCATGATTCATCTGTAGACTACAAAGGAAGAGTTCCTATACGTGCTGCAACCGGCGTTTGGAAAGCTTCTCTCTTTATCATCA CTATTGAATTTAGTGAGAGGCTAAGTTACTTTGGAATAGCAACAAATCTCATCACATACCTCACCCAAGTGCTTCATCAAGACGTCAAAACCGCAGCAAAAAATGTGAATTACTGGGTAGGAGTGACAACACTCGTGCCTATAATCGGGGGGTTCTTAGCAGATGCCTACACTGGCCGATACAACATGGTTATTTTTGCATCCCTCGTGTATCTTATG GGTCTGAGTCTGTTGACAATGTCACAATACATCCCAAGTCTAAAGCCTTGCAACACAGAGATATGTCAACATCCTAGAAAGCTTCATGAAGTGCTGCTCTTTGTTGCCTTGTACTTCATCTCTGTTGGAACCGGAGGTCACAAGCCATGTCTCCAAAGCTTCGGAGCTGACCAGTTCGACGATGACCACttggaagaaagaaaaaacaaaatgtcTTTCTTCAACTGGTGGAACTTTGCACTTTGTTGTGGGCTGTTTCTTGGTGTAACTGTGATTGTTTATATTCAGGACTCGGTGAGCTGGGGCGTAGCAGCTCTTGTTCTTACAGTCACCCTGGCTGTTACAATAGTGACGTTTTATATGGGGAGGTATTGTTACCGTTATAGAGTAGCACAAGGAAGCCCTTTGAAACCCATGTTACAAGTCTTGGTTGCAGccattagaaaaagaaatttgCCGAATCCTGAAAACCCTGATCTGCTATTTGAAGTTCCCAGGTCAGAGAAGTCCTCCCAAGGAAGGCTTCTACTTCACACGAAAAGGCTCAG GTTTCTAGACAAGGCTGCAATACTTGAAGAGAATGAGTATCCATCTGGCGGGCAGAAGCACAGTCCTTGGAGGTTGGCTACATTGACAAGAGTGGAGGAGTTGAAACTCATCTTGAACATGATCCCCATTTGGTTCACCTCGTTACCAAATACAGTGTGTTTAGCACAAGCCCCGACCTTCTTTGTTAAACAGGCTGCTACAATGAACCGAAACGTTACTAACAACTTCAAGATCCCACCGGCCTCCATTTACTCCCTTGGAGCCATTTCAATGCTAATCTCTGTCACGGTCTATGACAAAATTGTTGTTCCAATTCTTCGGAAAGCCACTGGAAACGAAAGGGGTATGAACATCCTCCATAGGATCGGCTTAGGGATGTTACTTGCGGTGGTGGCAATGTTTGTGGCGGCACTAGTTGAACAAAAAAGGCTGGACTATGCTGATCCAAAAGCTATGAGTGTGTTCTGGTTAGCTCCCCAGTACATAATTCTTGGAATAGGGGATGCATTTTCTCTGGTTGGTTTGCAAGAGTATTTCTATGACCAAGTTCCAGACTCAATGAGAAGTCTGGGGGTTGCTTTGTACTTGAGTGTGATTGGGGTTGGGAGCTTCATGAGCAGCTCTCTAATTACTATTTTGGATCATGTTACAAAGAAGGATGGGAGGAGTTGGTTTGGGAAGGACTTGAGTAGTAGTCGCTTGGACAATTTCTTCTGGCTATTGGCAGCCCTGAATGTGTTGAATATATGTGTGTATGGGTATTTGGCTTGGGGTTATACCTACAAAAATGTTGAGAGAAGAGTAGTTCCGGGTGATAGTTCTGTGACTAATGGAAATGATCAATCCATGGCTTGA
- the LOC126801648 gene encoding ras-related protein Rab2BV-like, with the protein MAYKVDHEYDYLFKIVLIGDSGVGKSNILSRFTRNEFCLESKSTIGVEFATRTLQVEGKTVKAQIWDTAGQERYRAITSAYYRGAVGALLVYDITKRQTFDNVTRWLRELRDHADSNIVIMMAGNKSDLNHLRAVPGEDAQLLAEKEGLSFLETSALEAHNVENAFQTILLDIYHIISKKALAAQEAASTTGIPQGTTINVANMSGDVNKKTCCSN; encoded by the exons ATGGCGTACAAGGTCGATCACGAATATGATTACCTCTTCAAGATTGTGTTGATTGGAGATTCGGGTGTCGGAAAGTCCAACATTCTTTCGAGGTTTACGAGGAATGAGTTTTGTTTGGAGTCCAAGTCCACCATCGGAGTTGAATTTGCAACCAGGACATTACAG GTAGAGGGTAAGACAGTGAAAGCACAAATATGGGATACAGCAGGTCAAGAGAGGTACCGAGCGATAACCAGTGCTTACTACAGAGGCGCTGTTGGTGCTCTATTGGTCTATGACATAACCAAAAGACAAACATTTGACAATGTCACAAGATGGCTACGCGAACTCAGAGACCATGCAGACtcaaatattgtcattatGATGGCTGGTAACAAATCTGATCTCAATCACCTGAGAGCTGTCCCAGGAGAAGATGCTCAACTCTTGGCTGAGAAGGAAGGTCTCTCGTTCTTAGAAACTTCAGCACTGGAGGCCCATAATGTTGAAAATGCATTCCAGACTATTTTGTTGGATATATACCACATTATAAGCAAGAAGGCACTGGCAGCACAGGAGGCAGCTTCAACTACTGGAATTCCTCAAGGAACTACCATTAATGTTGCAAATATGTCGGGTGACGTGAACAAGAAAACTTGTTGCTCTAACTAA
- the LOC126803045 gene encoding uncharacterized protein LOC126803045, with amino-acid sequence MDQNKKQVGVTSHGHGSSSSSPPTTTNLDHLFGPKDSPSSTSSSLFGSIFPPPPSMGPGRERYSGNSTRGSSKSSVYQNNEGADPPCNFNSSIHYGGQENYNVPKSGSTYDSQHNQHKFKKDGGDDDDSSGNNSHGTSRGNWWKGSLYY; translated from the exons ATGGATCAGAACAAGAAGCAAGTCGGTGTGACAAGCCATGGTCATGGCTCTTCTAGTTCTTCTCCTCCGACGACCACGaaccttgatcatctctttggtCCTAAGGACTCGCCTTCTTCAACTTCTTCATCTCTGTTCGGCTCTATTTTCCCACCGCCACCATCCATG GGACCGGGGAGAGAAAGATATTCCGGTAATAGTACTCGAGGCAGCAGCAAGAGTTCTGTGTATCAGAATAATGAAGGTGCGGATCCGCCTTGCAACTTTAACTCGTCAATCCACTACGGCGGCCAAGAAAACTATAATGTACCGAAAAGTGGGAGTACATATGATTCCCAGCACAACCAGCATAAA TTTAAGAAAGATggaggtgatgatgatgattcgAGTGGAAACAATTCACACGGCACTTCAAGAGGAAACTGGTGGAAGG GGTCACTTTATTACTAA
- the LOC126802302 gene encoding putative lipid-transfer protein DIR1, with amino-acid sequence MEASMKNICLVAILVILGVAQLEGAYGAGECGKSSPDNEAWKLVPCASAAQDENAAVSAKCCSQVKRIGQNPSCLCAVMLSNTAKSSGVKPEVAVTIPKRCNIPDRPIGYKCGAYTLP; translated from the exons ATGGAAGCTTCAATGAAGAACATTTGCCTTGTAGCTATCCTTGTCATTCTAGGTGTTGCTCAGTTGGAGGGAGCTTATGGGGCTGGTGAGTGTGGAAAATCCTCCCCTGACAATGAGGCGTGGAAGCTGGTTCCGTGTGCATCGGCAGCACAAGATGAGAATGCTGCAGTTTCAGCCAAGTGCTGCAGTCAGGTAAAGAGGATAGGTCAGAACCCAAGCTGCCTATGCGCCGTGATGCTTTCTAATACTGCTAAGAGCTCAGGAGTGAAACCAGAAGTTGCTGTTACCATTCCAAAACGTTGTAACATTCCTGATCGTCCTATTGGCTACAAGTGTGGAG cTTATACATTACCCTGA
- the LOC126803060 gene encoding uncharacterized protein LOC126803060, translating into MPSAGTTIHMTALDGIVTVNSLFTLAVFIGLTSDPRDPSNTLIEPPDSATCTPGPSVAEDLVSFHVYSFSSFLFSSLVAMGLKQGIRLTRTPSYHPAEILARVNSSLLRAGMLVSGLGSVVGCVFLMLALVNVVQIKLGTLACGGYHTLAAVIPLVIFVPVALLIYVVTVLYAFTR; encoded by the coding sequence ATGCCCTCGGCCGGCACCACCATCCACATGACGGCCCTGGACGGCATCGTCACCGTCAACTCGCTCTTCACCCTTGCCGTCTTCATCGGCCTCACATCGGACCCCAGAGACCCCTCCAACACCCTCATCGAGCCGCCGGACTCCGCCACGTGTACCCCGGGCCCCTCCGTCGCCGAAGACCTCGTCTCCTTCCACGTGTACTCCTTCTCGTCCTTCCTGTTCTCCAGCCTCGTCGCCATGGGCCTCAAGCAGGGGATCCGCCTCACCCGCACCCCGTCCTACCATCCAGCCGAGATTCTCGCCCGCGTCAACAGCTCCCTCCTCCGCGCCGGCATGCTCGTCTCCGGCCTCGGCTCCGTCGTCGGCTGCGTCTTCCTCATGCTCGCTCTCGTCAACGTCGTTCAGATCAAGCTCGGCACCCTCGCCTGCGGCGGGTACCACACTCTCGCTGCCGTCATCCCTCTCGTCATCTTCGTCCCCGTCGCGCTCCTCATCTACGTCGTCACTGTTCTCTACGCTTTCACTCGATGA
- the LOC126801684 gene encoding rop guanine nucleotide exchange factor 5-like isoform X1 — MEALPKKRESCEKRTGFKSSAGTESLTDSSAESRESSSSSRSSSENSSDEVKRKGPNLLGWPIRKAELCRSSAALADLGEAKEKENVDDSKCKDLAAKIAEMDMMKERFSKLLLGEDMSGSGKGVCTAMAISNAITNLCATIFGQLWRLEPLPSEKKSMWKREMEWLICVSDHIVELIPSWQTFPDGKRLEVMTCRPRSDIFMNLPALRKLDNMLLDILESFTNTEFWYVDQGVVAPEADGSASFRKTVQRQEEKWWLPVPRVASDGLSESSRKQLHHTRECTNQILKAAMAINNLALADMEVPESYLETLPKNGRACLGDIIYRYITSDKFSPEFLLDCLDLSSEHVALEIANRVEASIFVWRRRVHGHSKPQTIPNRPATKSSWEMVKDLVIDVDKRAVLAERAESLLISLKQRFPCLTQTILDTSKIQYNKDVGKSILESYSRVLESLAFNIVARIDDLLYVDDLAKQTDKISSVTAVSVISRKKVPATYSVPHSSTPFRRASANPNLSPAPLISPARGERTPFLRSSNNINVDKPARRGFGVRRVLTNYLGVETKPRICSNTVEGSVSIPIGTETLDRQKDSSHHNGNKSR, encoded by the exons ATGGAAGCTTTACCGAAGAAAAGGGAGAGTTGTGAGAAGAGAACTGGGTTCAAGTCTTCAGCTGGGACTGAGTCACTGACCGATTCCAGTGCCGAGTCGAGGGAGAGCAGCTCGAGTAGTAGATCGAGCTCTGAGAATTCGAGTGACGAAGTCAAGAGAAAAGGACCCAACTTGTTGGGCTGGCCTATAAGGAAAGCTGAATTGTGCAGAAGCTCAGCTGCTTTAGCTGATTTGGGTGAAGCTAAAGAGAAGGAAAATGTTGATGATTCGAAGTGTAAGGACTTGGCTGCAAAAATAGCAG AAATGGATATGATGAAAGAGAGATTTTCAAAATTGCTGCTTGGTGAGGACATGTCAGGGTCTGGTAAAGGGGTCTGCACAGCCATGGCTATTTCAAATGCCATCACCAATCTCTGTG CTACCATTTTTGGGCAACTGTGGAGATTGGAACCCTTGCcttctgaaaagaaatcgatgTGGAAACGAGAGATGGAATGGCTGATCTGCGTTAGTGATCATATTGTGGAATTGATACCTTCTTGGCAAACATTTCCTGATGGAAAAAGGCTAGAG GTCATGACTTGTAGGCCCAGATCAGATATCTTCATGAATTTGCCAGCTCTACGCAAGCTAGACAACATGCTTCTT GATATACTAGAGAGTTTCACCAATACAGAGTTCTGGTATGTTGATCAAGGAGTTGTAGCCCCAGAAGCTGATGGATCAGCCTCTTTTCGCAAAACAGTCCAGCGGCAAGAGGAGAAGTGGTGGCTACCTGTACCACGTGTAGCATCTGATGGTCTCAGTGAAAGTTCAAGAAAGCAGTTGCATCACACAAGGGAATGCACAAATCAGATACTAAAAGCTGCAATGGCTATCAATAACCTTGCTTTAGCAGACATGGAAGTTCCGGAGTCATACTTGGAAACTCTTCCTAAG AATGGGAGGGCCTGCCTTGGGGACATAATCTACCGATATATTACATCAGATAAGTTCTCGCCAGAGTTTCTCCTTGATTGCCTTGACCTGTCTAGTGAACATGTTGCTCTTGAGATTGCAAACCGTGTTGAAGCCTCAATATTTGTTTGGCGTCGAAGAGTTCATGGTCACTCAAAGCCCCAAACTATTCCAAACCGCCCCGCTACAAAGTCATCATGGGAAATGGTCAAGGACCTAGTGATAGATGTGGATAAGAGAGCAGTGCTGGCAGAACGAGCTGAAAGCCTCCTGATTTCATTGAAGCAGCGTTTTCCTTGTCTTACACAAACTATCTTAGACACCAGCAAGATTCAGTACAACAAG gaTGTTGGAAAATCCATTCTTGAAAGCTATTCAAGAGTTCTGGAGAGCCTCGCATTCAACATTGTGGCTCGCATTGATGACTTGCTGTATGTGGATGACTTGGCTAAACAGACTGATAAAATATCATCAGTTACTGCAGTTAGTGTGATTTCTCGGAAAAAGGTTCCAGCCACATATTCGGTGCCTCACTCAAGCACTCCTTTCAGAAGAGCTTCCGCCAATCCTAACTTATCCCCTGCACCATTAATCAGCCCTGCAAGGGGAGAGAGAACTCCTTTTCTCCGCAGCAGCAACAACATTAATGTTGACAAGCCTGCTCGTCGCGGCTTTGGAGTGAGAAGAGTCTTGACAAATTATCTTGGTGTCGAGACAAAGCCAAGGATATGTAGCAACACAGTTGAAGGGTCTGTTTCTATACCAATTGGCACAGAAACTTTAGATCGTCAGAAGGACTCTTCCCACCACAATGGGAACAAATCACGCTGA
- the LOC126801684 gene encoding rop guanine nucleotide exchange factor 5-like isoform X2 has protein sequence MEALPKKRESCEKRTGFKSSAGTESLTDSSAESRESSSSSRSSSENSSDEVKRKGPNLLGWPIRKAELCRSSAALADLGEAKEKENVDDSKCKDLAAKIAEMDMMKERFSKLLLGEDMSGSGKGVCTAMAISNAITNLCATIFGQLWRLEPLPSEKKSMWKREMEWLICVSDHIVELIPSWQTFPDGKRLEDILESFTNTEFWYVDQGVVAPEADGSASFRKTVQRQEEKWWLPVPRVASDGLSESSRKQLHHTRECTNQILKAAMAINNLALADMEVPESYLETLPKNGRACLGDIIYRYITSDKFSPEFLLDCLDLSSEHVALEIANRVEASIFVWRRRVHGHSKPQTIPNRPATKSSWEMVKDLVIDVDKRAVLAERAESLLISLKQRFPCLTQTILDTSKIQYNKDVGKSILESYSRVLESLAFNIVARIDDLLYVDDLAKQTDKISSVTAVSVISRKKVPATYSVPHSSTPFRRASANPNLSPAPLISPARGERTPFLRSSNNINVDKPARRGFGVRRVLTNYLGVETKPRICSNTVEGSVSIPIGTETLDRQKDSSHHNGNKSR, from the exons ATGGAAGCTTTACCGAAGAAAAGGGAGAGTTGTGAGAAGAGAACTGGGTTCAAGTCTTCAGCTGGGACTGAGTCACTGACCGATTCCAGTGCCGAGTCGAGGGAGAGCAGCTCGAGTAGTAGATCGAGCTCTGAGAATTCGAGTGACGAAGTCAAGAGAAAAGGACCCAACTTGTTGGGCTGGCCTATAAGGAAAGCTGAATTGTGCAGAAGCTCAGCTGCTTTAGCTGATTTGGGTGAAGCTAAAGAGAAGGAAAATGTTGATGATTCGAAGTGTAAGGACTTGGCTGCAAAAATAGCAG AAATGGATATGATGAAAGAGAGATTTTCAAAATTGCTGCTTGGTGAGGACATGTCAGGGTCTGGTAAAGGGGTCTGCACAGCCATGGCTATTTCAAATGCCATCACCAATCTCTGTG CTACCATTTTTGGGCAACTGTGGAGATTGGAACCCTTGCcttctgaaaagaaatcgatgTGGAAACGAGAGATGGAATGGCTGATCTGCGTTAGTGATCATATTGTGGAATTGATACCTTCTTGGCAAACATTTCCTGATGGAAAAAGGCTAGAG GATATACTAGAGAGTTTCACCAATACAGAGTTCTGGTATGTTGATCAAGGAGTTGTAGCCCCAGAAGCTGATGGATCAGCCTCTTTTCGCAAAACAGTCCAGCGGCAAGAGGAGAAGTGGTGGCTACCTGTACCACGTGTAGCATCTGATGGTCTCAGTGAAAGTTCAAGAAAGCAGTTGCATCACACAAGGGAATGCACAAATCAGATACTAAAAGCTGCAATGGCTATCAATAACCTTGCTTTAGCAGACATGGAAGTTCCGGAGTCATACTTGGAAACTCTTCCTAAG AATGGGAGGGCCTGCCTTGGGGACATAATCTACCGATATATTACATCAGATAAGTTCTCGCCAGAGTTTCTCCTTGATTGCCTTGACCTGTCTAGTGAACATGTTGCTCTTGAGATTGCAAACCGTGTTGAAGCCTCAATATTTGTTTGGCGTCGAAGAGTTCATGGTCACTCAAAGCCCCAAACTATTCCAAACCGCCCCGCTACAAAGTCATCATGGGAAATGGTCAAGGACCTAGTGATAGATGTGGATAAGAGAGCAGTGCTGGCAGAACGAGCTGAAAGCCTCCTGATTTCATTGAAGCAGCGTTTTCCTTGTCTTACACAAACTATCTTAGACACCAGCAAGATTCAGTACAACAAG gaTGTTGGAAAATCCATTCTTGAAAGCTATTCAAGAGTTCTGGAGAGCCTCGCATTCAACATTGTGGCTCGCATTGATGACTTGCTGTATGTGGATGACTTGGCTAAACAGACTGATAAAATATCATCAGTTACTGCAGTTAGTGTGATTTCTCGGAAAAAGGTTCCAGCCACATATTCGGTGCCTCACTCAAGCACTCCTTTCAGAAGAGCTTCCGCCAATCCTAACTTATCCCCTGCACCATTAATCAGCCCTGCAAGGGGAGAGAGAACTCCTTTTCTCCGCAGCAGCAACAACATTAATGTTGACAAGCCTGCTCGTCGCGGCTTTGGAGTGAGAAGAGTCTTGACAAATTATCTTGGTGTCGAGACAAAGCCAAGGATATGTAGCAACACAGTTGAAGGGTCTGTTTCTATACCAATTGGCACAGAAACTTTAGATCGTCAGAAGGACTCTTCCCACCACAATGGGAACAAATCACGCTGA
- the LOC126801685 gene encoding guanylyl cyclase 1 isoform X1 → MWPSYLLFNKREDAEESDEEKSDLIESYRYEQSPRDVKCRLSALPCSHFVEVPHINQLHSWDCGLACVLMVFRTFGIDSCDIQTLADLCCTNSIWTVDLAYLLQKFSIDFSYYTVTFGANPNYSGETFYKEQLPNDLVRVDTLFQKALEAGIRIKCRSVSREEICFLILCGKYIAIVLVDQYKLSPFNQDNVIISDLCGSNSDYTGHYVIVCGYDTATDEFEIRDPACSRKHERVSSTCLEEARKSFGTDEDLLLISLRKSRKPDSPSIQLSRNDNVNS, encoded by the exons ATGTGGCCTTCATATTTGCTGTTTAACAAGAGGGAAGATGCCGAAGAATCAGATGAGGAGAAGTCTGATTTGATAGAATCATATCGATATGAACAGTCACCGAGAGATGTTAAATGCCGTCTTTCTGCCTTGCCATGCTCCCATTTTGTTGAA GTCCCACACATAAACCAGCTACATTCTTGGGATTGTGGCCTCGCCTGTGTTTTGATGGTGTTTAGGACCTTTGGCATTGACAGTTGTGATATTCAGACATTGGCAGATTTATGTTGCACAAATAG CATCTGGACTGTTGATCTAGCTTATCTATTACAAAAGTTCTCTATTGATTTTTCCTACTATACTGTAACATTTGGAGCAAACCCAAACTATTCTGGCGAGACATTTTACAAG GAGCAATTACCTAATGATCTGGTGCGAGTTGATACACTATTTCAAAAAGCACTGGAAGCTGGAATTAGGATAAAG TGCAGGTCAGTCAGTCGGGAAGAAATTTGTTTCTTGATTTTGTGTGGAAAATACATTGCCATAGTTTTGGTTGATCAATATAAGTTGAG CCCATTTAATCAGGACAATGTTATCATCTCAGACCTTTGTGGAAGCAACTCTGATTACACAG GCCATTATGTCATCGTATGTGGGTATGACACTGCTACTGATGAGTTTGAGATTAGAGATCCGGCCTGTTCAAG GAAACATGAAAGGGTATCATCAACGTGCTTAGAAGAAGCCCGTAAATCTTTTGGTACTGATGAAGATCTTCTCTTG ATCTCTTTGAGGAAGAGTAGGAAGCCAGATAGCCCCTCGATACAACTATCTCGGAATGATAATGTTAATTCCTGA
- the LOC126801685 gene encoding guanylyl cyclase 1 isoform X2, translating into MVFRTFGIDSCDIQTLADLCCTNSIWTVDLAYLLQKFSIDFSYYTVTFGANPNYSGETFYKEQLPNDLVRVDTLFQKALEAGIRIKCRSVSREEICFLILCGKYIAIVLVDQYKLSPFNQDNVIISDLCGSNSDYTGHYVIVCGYDTATDEFEIRDPACSRKHERVSSTCLEEARKSFGTDEDLLLISLRKSRKPDSPSIQLSRNDNVNS; encoded by the exons ATGGTGTTTAGGACCTTTGGCATTGACAGTTGTGATATTCAGACATTGGCAGATTTATGTTGCACAAATAG CATCTGGACTGTTGATCTAGCTTATCTATTACAAAAGTTCTCTATTGATTTTTCCTACTATACTGTAACATTTGGAGCAAACCCAAACTATTCTGGCGAGACATTTTACAAG GAGCAATTACCTAATGATCTGGTGCGAGTTGATACACTATTTCAAAAAGCACTGGAAGCTGGAATTAGGATAAAG TGCAGGTCAGTCAGTCGGGAAGAAATTTGTTTCTTGATTTTGTGTGGAAAATACATTGCCATAGTTTTGGTTGATCAATATAAGTTGAG CCCATTTAATCAGGACAATGTTATCATCTCAGACCTTTGTGGAAGCAACTCTGATTACACAG GCCATTATGTCATCGTATGTGGGTATGACACTGCTACTGATGAGTTTGAGATTAGAGATCCGGCCTGTTCAAG GAAACATGAAAGGGTATCATCAACGTGCTTAGAAGAAGCCCGTAAATCTTTTGGTACTGATGAAGATCTTCTCTTG ATCTCTTTGAGGAAGAGTAGGAAGCCAGATAGCCCCTCGATACAACTATCTCGGAATGATAATGTTAATTCCTGA